Proteins co-encoded in one Halodesulfovibrio sp. MK-HDV genomic window:
- the priA gene encoding primosomal protein N', which yields MLAISLLSPPYATLSYAAPAWLDDSVWKCGQRVVVPLGKGGMLRAGIVVSIDDDSSVKKGVVLKACLWPAEREPLLRPEYLVMVKQLALRHMVTEGEVLGGLLPAGLRTSKLRLRVLDGGRPRTVAMRDIAKMTDAERSVIGALWASNDVEVLDSTFDADEQELCSLLVDPPWSVRPSAKRQIEVLEYLHEKGMLSRTRMLKDLGSGISSALNTLAERGLIRIGSREEGACEVCQDESSECFSDIDEGFTLLPEQQAAHDEFIQLMHAASPKSALLYGITGSGKTVVYLELAAEALAKGRSVMLLAPEVALACRLENAVRSRFPSQECFFYNGYQSPAEREKTFRTLADRTAPCIIVGTRSALFLPSPELGLIVLDEEHDTSFKQDEGLVYQAKEVAYYRVQQSNGLLLLGSATPDVKTFHAVKQQAVSMSVMKERAGEGRLPEVSLLNIKNLKRADGILAPECKKQIRETVERGEQVVILLNRRGYSPLMYCLDCGHVARCPHCEVGLTYHKERERLLCHYCGYSVPYPVVCSKCKGLHYLPMGEGTEKLEEHLAEILPPDTKILRLDRDSTRRPGKMQRILDAFANQEAQVLVGTQMLSKGHHFPNVTLAVVADGDLGLNLPDYRAAERTFQLLVQASGRSGRGEKAGRVLIQTRDPEHYCWQFVGSADYDGFYAEEIERRRKRKYPPFVKLALIRASYPLDWNKGMEWVGSLTEVARALGKEHDVRVLGHTPSPLPILRGRKRFQWTLKSDSWISIRTLYYAMRNAVPRGSKLRLSLDIDPVNML from the coding sequence ATGCTCGCTATTTCTCTTTTAAGTCCTCCGTACGCAACGCTAAGCTACGCCGCACCGGCATGGCTTGATGATTCTGTATGGAAATGTGGCCAGCGTGTAGTTGTACCGCTGGGTAAGGGAGGAATGCTTCGGGCAGGAATCGTTGTTTCTATCGATGATGACAGCTCTGTAAAAAAAGGCGTTGTACTGAAAGCTTGCCTGTGGCCAGCAGAACGTGAACCTCTGCTTAGACCTGAATATCTTGTCATGGTTAAGCAGCTTGCTTTGCGGCATATGGTTACAGAAGGTGAAGTACTTGGCGGACTACTGCCTGCTGGGCTTCGTACTTCCAAACTTCGCCTTCGTGTGCTTGATGGTGGCAGACCTCGAACTGTCGCTATGCGTGATATTGCAAAAATGACCGATGCAGAGCGTTCTGTCATTGGTGCGCTATGGGCGAGCAATGATGTCGAAGTTCTGGACAGTACCTTTGATGCAGACGAACAGGAATTGTGCAGTCTCCTCGTGGATCCTCCGTGGTCAGTGCGGCCTTCTGCTAAACGCCAGATTGAAGTGCTGGAGTATTTACACGAGAAGGGCATGCTTTCTCGAACTCGTATGCTTAAGGACCTAGGTTCCGGCATTTCATCAGCTTTGAATACGCTTGCCGAACGAGGGCTGATTCGCATTGGTTCCCGTGAAGAGGGAGCGTGTGAAGTGTGTCAGGATGAAAGTAGTGAATGTTTTTCTGACATAGATGAAGGATTCACTTTATTGCCTGAGCAACAAGCTGCCCACGATGAATTTATCCAGCTGATGCATGCTGCAAGCCCTAAATCGGCATTGCTTTATGGCATTACAGGAAGCGGCAAGACTGTCGTATATCTAGAGTTGGCAGCAGAGGCTTTAGCGAAAGGCCGTTCTGTGATGTTGCTTGCTCCGGAAGTTGCTCTGGCTTGTAGACTTGAAAATGCTGTCCGTAGTCGTTTTCCTTCTCAGGAATGCTTTTTTTACAACGGCTATCAGTCTCCTGCGGAAAGAGAAAAAACATTTCGTACCTTGGCAGACCGTACTGCTCCCTGCATTATCGTGGGGACACGTTCCGCGCTATTCTTACCTTCGCCGGAGCTTGGACTGATTGTTCTGGATGAGGAGCATGATACTTCGTTTAAACAGGACGAAGGCCTTGTTTATCAGGCAAAAGAAGTTGCATATTATCGCGTACAGCAGAGCAATGGATTGCTGTTACTTGGTTCGGCAACACCAGATGTGAAAACATTTCATGCTGTAAAACAGCAGGCTGTTTCCATGAGTGTGATGAAGGAGCGTGCTGGCGAAGGTAGACTTCCTGAAGTTTCGCTGTTGAATATTAAAAACTTGAAACGTGCAGACGGAATTCTTGCTCCAGAGTGTAAAAAGCAAATACGGGAAACTGTAGAGCGCGGCGAGCAGGTTGTTATTCTGTTGAACCGTCGTGGCTACTCTCCGTTGATGTATTGCCTTGATTGTGGACATGTTGCACGTTGCCCGCATTGTGAAGTAGGGCTTACATATCATAAAGAGCGTGAACGTTTGCTCTGTCATTATTGCGGATACTCAGTTCCGTATCCTGTTGTATGTTCCAAATGCAAAGGGCTTCATTATCTTCCTATGGGGGAAGGTACGGAAAAGCTTGAAGAGCATTTGGCAGAGATTCTTCCGCCTGATACAAAAATTTTACGTTTGGATAGAGATTCTACCCGTCGTCCCGGGAAAATGCAGCGCATTCTCGATGCGTTTGCAAATCAGGAAGCGCAGGTGCTGGTCGGAACACAGATGTTGTCCAAGGGGCATCATTTCCCAAACGTGACTCTTGCAGTTGTAGCTGATGGCGACCTCGGGCTGAATCTTCCTGACTATCGCGCTGCGGAACGTACATTTCAGTTGCTTGTTCAAGCATCCGGACGTTCAGGCCGCGGCGAAAAGGCAGGGCGTGTGCTTATCCAGACACGAGACCCCGAGCACTACTGTTGGCAATTTGTTGGTAGTGCAGATTATGATGGATTTTATGCAGAGGAAATTGAGCGAAGACGTAAACGTAAGTACCCTCCATTCGTTAAATTAGCGCTTATCCGTGCCAGCTATCCGTTGGACTGGAATAAAGGGATGGAGTGGGTAGGTTCGTTAACTGAAGTCGCAAGAGCTCTTGGTAAAGAGCACGATGTGCGAGTGTTGGGACATACTCCGTCACCGCTGCCTATTTTGCGTGGTAGAAAGCGTTTCCAGTGGACTTTGAAGTCTGACAGCTGGATAAGTATTAGAACGCTCTATTACGCGATGCGCAATGCGGTGCCGCGTGGTTCAAAACTCAGGCTTTCTCTGGATATAGATCCTGTGAATATGTTGTGA